One window from the genome of Enterobacter asburiae encodes:
- the carB gene encoding carbamoyl-phosphate synthase large subunit — MPKRTDIKSILILGAGPIVIGQACEFDYSGAQACKALREEGYRVILVNSNPATIMTDPEMADATYIEPIHWEVVRKIIEKERPDAVLPTMGGQTALNCALELERQGVLAEFGVTMIGATADAIDKAEDRRRFDVAMKKIGLDTARSGIAHNMEEALAVAADVGYPCIIRPSFTMGGTGGGIAYNREEFEEICERGLDLSPTKELLIDESLIGWKEYEMEVVRDKNDNCIIVCSIENFDAMGIHTGDSITVAPAQTLTDKEYQIMRNASMAVLREIGVETGGSNVQFSVNPKTGRLIVIEMNPRVSRSSALASKATGFPIAKVAAKLAVGYTLDELMNDITGGRTPASFEPSIDYVVTKIPRFNFEKFAGANDRLTTQMKSVGEVMAIGRTQQESLQKALRGLEVGATGFDPKVSLDDPEALTKIRRELKDAGAERIWYIADAFRAGLSVDGVFNLTNIDRWFLVQIEELVRLEEQVAELGITGLDADFLRVLKRKGFADARLAKLAGVREAEIRKLRDQYDLHPVYKRVDTCAAEFSTDTAYMYSTYEDECEANPSVDRDKIMVLGGGPNRIGQGIEFDYCCVHASLALREDGYETIMVNCNPETVSTDYDTSDRLYFEPVTLEDVLEIVRIEKPKGVIVQYGGQTPLKLARALEAAGVPVIGTSPDAIDRAEDRERFQQAVDRLKLKQPANATVTAIEMAVEKAKEIGYPLVVRPSYVLGGRAMEIVYDEADLRRYFQTAVSVSNDAPVLLDRFLDDAVEVDVDAICDGEMVLIGGIMEHIEQAGVHSGDSACSLPAYTLSQEIQDVMRQQVQKLAFELQVRGLMNVQFAVKDNEVYLIEVNPRAARTVPFVSKATGVPLAKVAARVMAGQTLAQQGVTKEIIPPYYSVKEVVLPFNKFPGVDPLLGPEMRSTGEVMGVGRTFAEAFAKAQLGSSSTMRKSGRALLSVREGDKERVVDLAAKLLKQGFELDATHGTAIVLGEAGINPRLVNKVHEGRPHIQDRIKNGEYTYIINTTAGRQAIEDSKLIRRSALQYKVHYDTTLNGGFATAMALNADATEKVISVQEMHAQISK, encoded by the coding sequence ATGCCAAAACGTACAGACATAAAAAGCATCCTGATCCTTGGCGCTGGCCCGATCGTCATCGGCCAGGCCTGCGAATTCGACTACTCCGGCGCGCAGGCGTGTAAAGCCCTGCGTGAAGAGGGTTACCGCGTTATCCTGGTGAACTCTAACCCGGCAACCATCATGACCGACCCGGAAATGGCCGATGCAACCTACATCGAGCCGATTCACTGGGAAGTGGTGCGTAAAATCATCGAGAAAGAGCGTCCGGACGCGGTGCTGCCAACCATGGGCGGCCAGACGGCGCTGAACTGTGCGCTGGAGCTGGAGCGTCAGGGCGTGCTGGCCGAGTTCGGCGTGACCATGATTGGTGCGACCGCCGACGCGATTGATAAAGCAGAAGACCGTCGCCGCTTCGACGTGGCGATGAAGAAAATCGGCCTCGACACCGCGCGTTCCGGTATCGCACACAACATGGAAGAAGCGCTGGCCGTCGCGGCTGACGTGGGCTATCCGTGCATCATCCGCCCATCGTTCACCATGGGCGGCACCGGCGGCGGCATCGCCTACAACCGCGAAGAGTTCGAAGAGATTTGCGAACGCGGTCTGGATCTCTCTCCAACCAAAGAGCTGCTGATTGATGAATCGCTGATTGGCTGGAAAGAGTACGAGATGGAAGTGGTGCGTGATAAAAACGACAACTGCATCATCGTCTGCTCTATCGAAAACTTCGATGCGATGGGTATCCACACCGGTGACTCCATCACCGTTGCGCCAGCCCAGACCCTGACCGACAAAGAGTATCAAATCATGCGTAACGCCTCGATGGCGGTACTGCGTGAGATCGGCGTGGAAACCGGCGGTTCTAACGTGCAGTTCTCCGTTAACCCGAAAACCGGCCGTCTGATTGTTATCGAAATGAACCCGCGCGTGTCCCGTTCCTCCGCGCTGGCCTCTAAAGCGACCGGCTTCCCGATTGCGAAAGTGGCGGCGAAGCTGGCGGTGGGTTATACCCTCGACGAGCTGATGAACGACATCACCGGTGGCCGCACGCCTGCGTCCTTCGAGCCGTCCATCGACTACGTTGTCACCAAAATTCCTCGCTTCAACTTCGAGAAATTCGCAGGCGCGAACGACCGTCTCACCACCCAGATGAAATCTGTCGGTGAAGTGATGGCGATTGGTCGCACGCAGCAGGAATCCCTGCAGAAAGCGCTGCGCGGCCTCGAAGTGGGCGCGACCGGCTTCGACCCGAAAGTGAGCCTGGACGACCCGGAAGCGCTGACGAAAATCCGCCGCGAGCTGAAAGACGCGGGCGCAGAGCGTATCTGGTACATCGCCGATGCCTTCCGTGCGGGCCTGTCCGTCGACGGTGTGTTCAACCTGACCAACATCGACCGCTGGTTCTTGGTGCAGATTGAAGAGCTGGTGCGTCTGGAAGAGCAGGTCGCTGAGCTGGGCATCACCGGCCTGGACGCTGATTTCCTGCGCGTGCTGAAGCGTAAAGGCTTCGCCGATGCGCGTCTGGCTAAGCTGGCGGGCGTGCGTGAAGCGGAAATCCGCAAGCTGCGCGACCAGTACGACCTGCACCCGGTCTATAAGCGCGTGGACACCTGTGCGGCTGAATTCTCGACCGACACCGCCTACATGTACTCCACCTATGAAGACGAGTGCGAAGCGAACCCGTCCGTCGACCGCGACAAGATTATGGTGCTGGGCGGCGGTCCAAACCGTATCGGCCAGGGCATCGAGTTCGACTACTGCTGCGTACACGCCTCACTGGCGCTGCGTGAAGACGGTTACGAGACCATTATGGTCAACTGTAACCCGGAAACCGTATCGACCGACTACGACACCTCTGACCGCCTCTACTTCGAGCCGGTGACGCTGGAAGACGTGCTGGAAATCGTGCGCATCGAGAAGCCAAAAGGCGTTATCGTGCAGTACGGCGGCCAGACCCCGCTGAAGCTGGCGCGCGCGCTGGAAGCAGCAGGCGTGCCGGTTATCGGCACCAGCCCGGACGCGATTGACCGTGCGGAAGACCGCGAGCGTTTCCAGCAGGCGGTTGACCGTCTGAAGCTGAAACAGCCGGCGAACGCCACCGTCACCGCCATCGAAATGGCCGTTGAGAAGGCGAAAGAGATTGGCTACCCGCTGGTGGTGCGTCCTTCCTACGTGCTGGGCGGCCGCGCGATGGAAATCGTTTATGACGAGGCCGACCTGCGTCGCTACTTCCAGACTGCGGTGAGCGTTTCCAACGATGCGCCAGTGCTGCTCGACCGCTTCCTCGACGACGCGGTTGAAGTGGACGTTGACGCCATCTGCGACGGCGAAATGGTGCTGATTGGCGGCATCATGGAGCACATCGAGCAGGCGGGCGTGCACTCCGGCGACTCCGCCTGTTCTCTGCCAGCGTACACGCTGAGCCAGGAGATTCAGGACGTGATGCGCCAGCAGGTGCAGAAGCTGGCCTTCGAGCTGCAGGTTCGCGGTCTGATGAACGTCCAGTTCGCGGTGAAAGACAACGAAGTCTACCTGATTGAAGTCAACCCGCGTGCGGCACGTACCGTACCGTTCGTCTCCAAAGCCACCGGCGTTCCGCTGGCGAAAGTGGCGGCGCGCGTGATGGCGGGCCAGACGCTGGCGCAGCAGGGCGTGACCAAAGAGATCATTCCACCGTACTACTCGGTGAAAGAAGTGGTGCTGCCGTTCAACAAATTCCCGGGCGTTGACCCGCTGTTAGGGCCAGAAATGCGCTCTACCGGGGAAGTGATGGGCGTGGGCCGCACCTTCGCAGAAGCGTTCGCGAAGGCGCAGCTGGGCAGTAGCTCCACCATGAGAAAATCAGGCCGTGCGCTGCTCTCCGTTCGTGAAGGCGACAAAGAGCGCGTGGTTGACCTGGCCGCCAAGCTGCTGAAACAGGGCTTCGAGCTGGATGCAACCCACGGTACGGCGATTGTGCTGGGCGAAGCCGGCATCAACCCGCGTCTGGTGAACAAGGTGCATGAAGGTCGTCCGCACATTCAGGACCGTATCAAGAATGGCGAATACACCTACATCATCAACACCACCGCAGGCCGCCAGGCGATTGAAGACTCCAAGCTGATTCGCCGCAGCGCGCTGCAGTACAAAGTGCACTACGACACCACCCTGAACGGCGGTTTCGCAACGGCCATGGCGCTGAACGCGGATGCCACCGAGAAGGTGATTTCAGTGCAGGAAATGCACGCGCAGATTAGCAAGTAA
- a CDS encoding YgdI/YgdR family lipoprotein yields MQNKLLIASVLAATTMFTVAGCSSNQAVKTTDGKTIVTDGKPQVDDDTGLVSYKNAETGQTEQINRDQVKSMGELDN; encoded by the coding sequence ATGCAAAATAAATTACTGATCGCTTCCGTTCTGGCTGCCACGACAATGTTCACCGTTGCGGGCTGTTCGTCTAATCAGGCCGTAAAAACCACCGATGGCAAAACCATTGTCACCGACGGCAAACCGCAGGTGGATGACGATACCGGACTAGTGTCGTACAAAAACGCCGAAACCGGTCAAACCGAGCAGATCAACCGTGACCAGGTGAAATCCATGGGCGAGCTGGATAACTAA
- the kefF gene encoding glutathione-regulated potassium-efflux system oxidoreductase KefF: protein MILIIYAHPYPQHSHANKRMLEQVRTLDNVEIRSLYQLYPDFNIDITAEQEALSRADLIIWQHPMQWYSTPPLLKLWIDKVFSHGWAYGHNGNALKGKSLMWAVTTGGGESHFDIGSFPGFDVLAQPLQATALYCGLNWLPPFAMHCTFVCDDETLQVQARHYKQRLLEWQEAHHG from the coding sequence ATGATTCTGATAATTTATGCACATCCTTATCCGCAGCACTCGCATGCGAATAAGCGGATGCTTGAGCAGGTAAGGACGCTTGATAACGTAGAGATACGTTCCCTCTATCAACTCTATCCCGATTTTAATATCGATATCACCGCCGAGCAGGAGGCGCTTTCCCGTGCCGATCTGATTATCTGGCAGCATCCCATGCAGTGGTACAGCACGCCCCCGCTCCTGAAGCTGTGGATTGATAAAGTCTTCTCCCATGGCTGGGCGTACGGCCACAACGGCAATGCGTTAAAAGGAAAAAGCCTGATGTGGGCGGTCACTACCGGCGGAGGGGAAAGCCACTTTGATATCGGTTCCTTCCCGGGTTTTGACGTCCTGGCGCAGCCGCTGCAGGCGACTGCGCTCTATTGCGGTCTGAACTGGCTCCCGCCGTTTGCGATGCACTGCACGTTCGTTTGCGACGATGAAACGCTGCAGGTGCAGGCTCGCCATTATAAACAACGCTTACTTGAGTGGCAGGAGGCGCACCATGGATAG
- the dapB gene encoding 4-hydroxy-tetrahydrodipicolinate reductase gives MHDAQIRVAIAGAGGRMGRQLIQAALQMDGVSLGAALEREGSSLLGTDAGELAGAGHTGVTVQSSLEAVKEDFDVFIDFTRPEGTLAHLAFCRQHGKGMVIGTTGFDDAGKQAIQDASKEIAIVFAANFSVGVNVMLKLLEKAAKVMGNYTDIEIVEAHHRYKVDAPSGTALAMGEAIAHALDKDLKDCAVYTREGYTGERVPGTIGFATVRAGDIVGEHTAMFADIGERVEITHKASSRMTFANGAVRSALWLKNKKDGLFDMRDVLDLNNL, from the coding sequence ATGCATGATGCACAGATCCGTGTCGCCATTGCGGGCGCGGGTGGACGTATGGGCCGTCAGCTTATTCAGGCGGCACTTCAGATGGATGGCGTCTCGCTTGGCGCGGCACTGGAGCGTGAAGGTTCTTCGCTTCTGGGGACCGATGCCGGTGAGCTGGCGGGCGCAGGCCACACGGGCGTTACCGTGCAAAGCAGCCTGGAGGCGGTAAAAGAGGACTTCGATGTATTCATCGATTTTACCCGCCCGGAAGGGACGCTCGCGCATCTGGCGTTTTGCCGTCAGCACGGCAAGGGGATGGTGATCGGCACCACCGGTTTTGACGATGCGGGCAAGCAGGCTATCCAGGATGCATCAAAAGAGATTGCGATTGTCTTCGCGGCGAACTTCAGCGTAGGCGTTAACGTCATGCTGAAGCTGCTGGAGAAGGCCGCGAAGGTGATGGGCAACTATACCGATATCGAGATCGTAGAAGCTCACCACCGTTACAAAGTTGATGCGCCATCGGGTACGGCGCTGGCGATGGGCGAAGCGATTGCTCATGCACTCGATAAAGATTTAAAAGACTGCGCGGTCTATACCCGTGAAGGTTACACCGGCGAACGCGTTCCTGGCACCATTGGCTTCGCAACCGTGCGAGCGGGTGACATCGTCGGCGAACACACGGCGATGTTCGCCGATATTGGCGAACGTGTCGAAATTACGCATAAAGCCTCCAGCCGAATGACGTTCGCCAACGGCGCCGTACGTTCCGCCTTATGGCTTAAAAACAAGAAAGATGGCCTTTTTGATATGCGAGATGTGCTCGATCTCAACAATTTGTAA
- the carA gene encoding glutamine-hydrolyzing carbamoyl-phosphate synthase small subunit, which produces MIKSALLVLEDGTQFIGRAIGATGSAVGEVVFNTSMTGYQEILTDPSYSRQIVTLTYPHIGNVGTNAADEESSQVHAQGLVIRDLPLIASNFRNTEDLSSYLKRHNIVAIADIDTRKLTRLLREKGAQNGCIIAGDNLDATLALEKAKAFPGLNGMDLAKEVTTAEAYSWTQGSWTLEGDLPEAKKEIELPFHVVAYDFGAKRNILRMLVDRGCRLTVVPAQTSAEDVLKMNPDGIFLSNGPGDPAPCDYAIAAIKSFLETDIPVFGICLGHQLLALASGANTVKMKFGHHGGNHPVKDIDNNTVMITAQNHGFAVDEASMPANLRVTHKSLFDGTLQGIHRTDKPAFSFQGHPEASPGPHDAAPLFDHFIELIEQYRKTAK; this is translated from the coding sequence TTGATTAAGTCAGCGCTATTGGTTCTGGAAGACGGAACCCAGTTTATCGGTCGGGCCATAGGGGCAACGGGTTCGGCGGTTGGGGAAGTCGTTTTCAATACTTCAATGACCGGTTATCAAGAAATCCTCACTGATCCTTCCTATTCTCGCCAAATCGTTACTCTTACTTATCCTCATATCGGCAATGTCGGCACCAATGCGGCTGACGAAGAATCTTCTCAGGTACATGCGCAAGGCCTGGTCATCCGCGACCTGCCGCTGATTGCCAGCAACTTCCGCAATACCGAAGACCTCTCTTCTTATCTGAAGCGCCATAACATCGTGGCGATTGCCGATATCGATACCCGTAAGTTAACGCGTCTGCTGCGCGAGAAGGGTGCACAGAACGGCTGCATCATCGCGGGTGATAACCTCGATGCGACGCTGGCGCTGGAAAAAGCGAAAGCCTTCCCGGGCCTGAACGGCATGGACCTGGCGAAAGAAGTGACTACTGCTGAAGCCTACAGCTGGACGCAGGGAAGCTGGACGCTGGAAGGCGACCTGCCGGAAGCGAAAAAAGAGATCGAGCTGCCGTTCCACGTGGTGGCCTACGATTTCGGTGCCAAGCGCAACATCCTGCGCATGCTGGTTGACCGCGGCTGCCGCCTGACGGTGGTTCCGGCACAGACCTCTGCCGAAGACGTGCTGAAGATGAATCCGGACGGTATTTTCCTGTCCAACGGCCCTGGCGACCCGGCGCCGTGCGATTACGCCATCGCCGCCATCAAGTCCTTCCTGGAAACCGACATCCCGGTATTCGGCATCTGTCTTGGCCATCAGCTGCTGGCGCTGGCGAGCGGTGCGAACACCGTTAAGATGAAGTTCGGCCACCACGGTGGTAACCACCCGGTGAAAGACATCGATAACAACACGGTGATGATCACCGCGCAGAACCACGGCTTTGCCGTCGATGAAGCCTCGATGCCGGCTAACCTGCGCGTAACCCATAAGTCACTGTTCGATGGCACTCTGCAGGGGATTCATCGTACCGATAAGCCAGCGTTCAGCTTCCAGGGCCACCCGGAAGCCAGCCCGGGCCCACACGATGCCGCGCCGCTGTTCGATCACTTCATCGAACTTATCGAGCAATACCGTAAGACCGCTAAATAA